GCCTCCCTGGCCCGGCTCGGCACGGACCACGTGGACCTGTGGCACGTCCACGCCTACGACCCGGCCACGCCGCTGGAGGAGACCCTCCAGGCGCTCGACCTGGCGGTGAGCAGCGGCCGCGCCCGGTACGCCGGCGTCTCCAACTTCTGCGGCTGGCAGCTCGCCAAGGCGGCGACCTGGCAGCTCGCGGCGCCCGGGGCGCGCACCCGGCTGGCCGGAGCGCAGATGGAGTACTCGCTGCTCCAGCGCGGAGTGGAGCGCGAGGTGCTGCCCGCCGCGCTCGACCTGGGGCTCGGTCTGCTGCCCTCCTCCCCGCTGGGCCGCGGTGTGCTCACCGGCAAGTACCGGCACGCCACTCCCACGGACTCGCGGGGCGCCTCGGAGCAGCTCGCGCCGTTCGTGGAGCCGTATCTGGACGACACCGCGACCCGCATCGTGGACGCGGTGACGACGGCCGCCGACGGGCTCGCGGTCACCCCGCTCCAGGTGGCCCTCGCCTGGGTCAGGGACCGCCCGGGCGTGGCCGCGCCGATCGTCGGCGCGCGCAACGCGCAGCAGCTCGCGGCGGCACTGTCAGTGGAGGCGCTTAGTCTTCCTGACGAGATCTGCCGGGCGCTGGACGATGTGTCGGCGCCCGTGCACCGCTATCCCGATCACGACTGGAGCACGCTGTGAGCACGGAGCCGGAGACCACGGAGGACACCGGGCCCGGGACCCCGGGCATCCCGGAGGGCCCGGACACCTCGGAGGCCCGGGACACCACGGGCACCCCGGACACCGCGGGCACCCCGGACGCCCTCAACGCCCCGGACTCTCCGGCCGCTCCGGAGCGGGACGCGGCGGCCGGCGGGGACCCCGAGGGCGGCGGGGAGCCGGCCGGGGCCGAGGCCCCGGGCGAGGGTGACGGCGCGGCCGGGGACACCGGCACGGCCGGGGGCGAGGGCTCGGGCGACCGGTCCGAGGCGGAGGCCGAGCTGGCCGCGCAGCGGCTCGAGCGGGAACGCATCGAGCGGCGCAAGGCCGAGAAGAAGGCCCCCATCGAGAGCGGCACCAAGCTGAGCGGCTCGGCCGCCGACCTGCTCGCCGCGGTCCGGGCGGTGGAGAGCGGGGCCAAGCCCCTGGCCACGGTCTTCGCCGAGCCCGCGCCCGCCCCGCGCCGCCAGGCCCCGGAGCCGGTGCGGCGCCCCCAGCAGCCCGTGCCGGCCGTGGTGCCGAGCGGGCCCGCCCCCGAGGCCGTCGAGTCCGTACGGCGGGTGCTGGCCCGGGGCGGCGCTCCCGAAGCGCTGGCGCCACAGGTGGCCGCGGCCCTCGGCGAGGCCGCGGGCGACGCGCTCCAGGAGGACCCCTGGCAGCTGCTGCGGATCGGCGGTGTCCGCCCGGAGCAGGCCGACGGGTTCGCACGGGCCCTGCTCGGCGCGGACTGCGGCCCGGACGACGAGCGGCGCGGCCGCGCGCTGACCGTCTGGCTGCTGGAGCAGGCGGCGTCGGCCGGGCACACCGCCCTCGAACTGCCGGCGCTGACCGCCGCGCTCGCCCAGCGGGCCGTACCCGACCCGGACGCCGCCGTGCAGAGCACCCTCGCCGAGGGCGAGGCACTGGCGTTCCAGGACGCGCTGGAGGAACCGGGCGCCCCCGCCCCGCGGCAGGAGGAGGACGGCGAGGAGGAGGAACGCCCGGTCCGGGTCCTCGTCGGCCTGGAGCGGTACGCCCTCGCCGAGGAGAGCCTGGCGGACGGTCTGGCCCGGCTGGTCAACTCGCCCGGGGAGGCCGCGGGCCCGTGGGAGGCGCTCGCGGCCGGGGTCACCGGCGGCGCGGCGGAGCTGGCCCGCGCGGTCGCCGGGCACGGCCTGGTGCTGCACACCGGCGGTGAGGCGGCCCGCGCGGAGCCGGCCGCGCTGCTCGGCGCCGCCCGCGCGGCGGGCCTGCGCGCCTTCGCCGTCTGCCACACCCCCGACGGCCGCCGCCGCCTCGGCGTGCTGCCCGGCGGGGGCGACGACGCCTCGCCGGCCTCGTCGACCGGCACGGTCGCCGGCGTCCTCGCCGGTGCCGAGGGCCCCGGCCGGGACGCGGACGGCGCGCTGGACCTCGATCTGCTGATCGTGCTGGACGCGCCCCAACTGGACGTCGAGAACGCGGCGATGCTGGTCGAGTCGCTGCGCGACGGCGCCCGGCTGGTGCTGAGCGGCGACCCGGCGGTGCTGTGGTCGGCCGGCGCGGGGCGGGTCTTCGCCGACCTGCTGGCGGCCCGCGCCTGCCCGCAGATCGCCTCCCGCACCCCGGACCCCGGCCCGCTGGGTGAACTCGTCTCTGGTGTCGGCGTCGGCGAGCTGAACCAGGTCGAGGCGCCCGGCAAGGAGGTCGTCATCGTGCCGGTGCGGGACGCGGGCGAGGCCGTGCACCGGACCGTGCAGCTCGTCGCGGACTCGGTGCCGCGCGCGTTCGGGGTGCCGCCCGAGCAGACGGTGGTGATCACCCCGGGACACGGCGGTGCCGCCGGCACCCGGGCCCTCAACTCGGCCCTGAAGGAGCGCCTC
Above is a genomic segment from Streptomyces collinus Tu 365 containing:
- a CDS encoding aldo/keto reductase: MEQRHLGRTGLRVSRIGLGTLTWGRDTDEHDAADMLKAFWEAGGTLVDTADVYGDGEAEYLLGQLMDGLVPRRDLVISTKAGSVPDPDRRVDGSRGHLLAALDASLARLGTDHVDLWHVHAYDPATPLEETLQALDLAVSSGRARYAGVSNFCGWQLAKAATWQLAAPGARTRLAGAQMEYSLLQRGVEREVLPAALDLGLGLLPSSPLGRGVLTGKYRHATPTDSRGASEQLAPFVEPYLDDTATRIVDAVTTAADGLAVTPLQVALAWVRDRPGVAAPIVGARNAQQLAAALSVEALSLPDEICRALDDVSAPVHRYPDHDWSTL
- a CDS encoding helix-hairpin-helix domain-containing protein → MSTEPETTEDTGPGTPGIPEGPDTSEARDTTGTPDTAGTPDALNAPDSPAAPERDAAAGGDPEGGGEPAGAEAPGEGDGAAGDTGTAGGEGSGDRSEAEAELAAQRLERERIERRKAEKKAPIESGTKLSGSAADLLAAVRAVESGAKPLATVFAEPAPAPRRQAPEPVRRPQQPVPAVVPSGPAPEAVESVRRVLARGGAPEALAPQVAAALGEAAGDALQEDPWQLLRIGGVRPEQADGFARALLGADCGPDDERRGRALTVWLLEQAASAGHTALELPALTAALAQRAVPDPDAAVQSTLAEGEALAFQDALEEPGAPAPRQEEDGEEEERPVRVLVGLERYALAEESLADGLARLVNSPGEAAGPWEALAAGVTGGAAELARAVAGHGLVLHTGGEAARAEPAALLGAARAAGLRAFAVCHTPDGRRRLGVLPGGGDDASPASSTGTVAGVLAGAEGPGRDADGALDLDLLIVLDAPQLDVENAAMLVESLRDGARLVLSGDPAVLWSAGAGRVFADLLAARACPQIASRTPDPGPLGELVSGVGVGELNQVEAPGKEVVIVPVRDAGEAVHRTVQLVADSVPRAFGVPPEQTVVITPGHGGAAGTRALNSALKERLNPGPGRFGGFDPGDRVAYSPAPGRTVPGRVVTADADGLHLECAGAPMVVPRERVEQRVRHGWALTAHQAVGGRWPAAVVVLPGDAAQALSRPWVYTAFGRAERHLSVVHGVDQALPKAVAETAAKPRTTRLQTLLRAQVPAAG